The genomic region AGTCGATTCCCAAAAACTTAGTAGAAACATTTTCAAAAACATGAACTATAATTTCTGGATCTTGGAAAACTCTAAACATAGCAATAAAAATTGGCAACTGAATTAACATAGGAAGACACCCAGCTAAAGGGTTAATCTTCTTTTCCTTATACAGCTCCATTAAAGCTTTACTTTGTTTTTCTTTGTCATTTTTGTACTTTTCTTCAATTTTCTTTCTTTCGGGAGCTATTTCATTCATCGCTTGCGTTGATTTCATTTGTTTTAATGTCAATGGTAGAGTTATTAGCCTAAACAGCACCGTCAAAATTATTATAGCAATACCATAATTGTTAGTGAAATCAATTAGCGCAACAAATAATTGCCCCAAAGAATCAACAATAAAACTCATTTACCTTCCCCCTATCATTATGGAACAGGGTCATATCCCCCTGGATTAAACGGGTTACATTTAAATACTCTTTTTACCGTTAAAAAAGTTCCTTTAATAAACCCATGCTTTTGATAAGCTTGTATCCCATATGTAGAACAGGTAGGATAAAACCTACAGCTAGGACCCTTTAACGGTGAAATAAACTTTTGATAAAACCTTAACAACACTATAGATAAATTTTTAAGCATAAAATCACC from Proteinivorax hydrogeniformans harbors:
- the yidD gene encoding membrane protein insertion efficiency factor YidD, whose amino-acid sequence is MLKNLSIVLLRFYQKFISPLKGPSCRFYPTCSTYGIQAYQKHGFIKGTFLTVKRVFKCNPFNPGGYDPVP
- a CDS encoding YidC/Oxa1 family membrane protein insertase; translation: MSFIVDSLGQLFVALIDFTNNYGIAIIILTVLFRLITLPLTLKQMKSTQAMNEIAPERKKIEEKYKNDKEKQSKALMELYKEKKINPLAGCLPMLIQLPIFIAMFRVFQDPEIIVHVFENVSTKFLGIDLAAGVSLAEAEIVAPEGWNDVAARAEHARTLYILPILAGATTYLQTKVTMAGNAASSQQGGMAAMTTIMPIMIIFFSVSLPPALALYWFAGNVFAIGQHLVLQKSKLSSKTAEGE